One region of Streptomyces davaonensis JCM 4913 genomic DNA includes:
- a CDS encoding glycosyltransferase, with protein sequence MTDTYIPGAVDNDGRRRHKRRRHLKVSYFVFLAIAAVIVTKLDPDSLHLYSFGALGLLALKMFGALFYRPAKADREELMLLDNSWVTAVIPIYNEDPVMFEQGMRSLLAQSRLPNEIHIIDDASADSSGIKAAKKLRREFEAQGVKYTVSVQPENKGKREALALGFEAAPYSDLFLCVDSDTILSRDTVRELLLPMADPKIMASTGMVLALNHDSNIFTRLQDLRYGNSFLFERAAYSRLKSVLCCCGALSVYRGTLVRKYLPDFLNQQFLGKPAVFGDDRRMTNYCLMEGQVVFQETAVGYTAVPEKLPHFLRQQVRWNKSFFRESLWAFKNQKKFRPAFWLTCMELALWLVFGTAMFYSMVILPIMQPERFVNHIGDYLLFMVLMGYLRNVRYLDFPRRGMGFIKRFGMFLLAPLYGVIQLVLLTPLRFYALVTLHKGSWGTRQGGVEVSVAGDHEQDVSAVYEEEDEYSSQQVSSTIEMMRLEGIALARTAPHASPRNPNGMAQAYTGHTQGELRDMGRNAPQQQVAWNGVTEPQPIPHQPQPGQHIPQQQHQQPQPVPPQGYGAPQYQQYQQPYPGQAQDPYQQHAQQQQQQAQQQYNNWQGQQDYGQQQPYIPHIPQQPQGPYPQQQQHQPQQQQWPPENQPHAPEHQDDGWFGNHR encoded by the coding sequence GTGACCGACACCTACATACCCGGGGCCGTCGACAACGACGGCCGCCGCCGACACAAGCGCAGACGGCATCTGAAGGTCTCGTACTTCGTCTTCCTCGCCATCGCCGCCGTCATCGTCACCAAGCTCGACCCGGACTCGCTCCACCTCTACTCGTTCGGCGCCCTCGGTCTGCTCGCCCTGAAGATGTTCGGTGCCCTCTTCTACCGGCCCGCCAAGGCGGACCGCGAAGAGCTGATGCTGCTGGACAACTCCTGGGTCACCGCGGTCATCCCGATCTACAACGAGGACCCGGTGATGTTCGAGCAGGGCATGCGCAGCCTTCTCGCGCAGAGCCGGCTCCCCAACGAGATCCACATCATCGACGACGCCAGCGCCGACTCCTCCGGCATCAAGGCCGCGAAGAAGCTGCGCCGGGAGTTCGAGGCGCAGGGCGTGAAGTACACGGTCAGCGTCCAGCCCGAGAACAAGGGCAAGCGCGAGGCCCTCGCCCTCGGCTTCGAGGCGGCGCCCTACTCCGACCTGTTCCTGTGCGTGGACTCCGACACGATCCTGTCCCGGGACACGGTCCGTGAGCTGCTGCTCCCCATGGCCGACCCGAAGATCATGGCCTCCACGGGCATGGTGCTGGCGCTCAACCACGACAGCAACATCTTCACCCGGCTCCAGGACCTGCGGTACGGCAACTCGTTCCTCTTCGAGCGGGCCGCGTACTCCCGGCTGAAGTCGGTGCTGTGCTGCTGCGGCGCGCTCTCGGTGTACCGCGGCACGCTGGTGCGCAAGTACCTGCCGGACTTCCTCAACCAGCAGTTCCTGGGCAAGCCGGCCGTCTTCGGCGACGACCGGCGGATGACCAACTACTGCCTGATGGAGGGCCAGGTCGTCTTCCAGGAGACGGCCGTCGGCTACACCGCCGTCCCCGAGAAGCTGCCGCACTTCCTGCGTCAGCAGGTGCGCTGGAACAAGTCCTTCTTCCGTGAGTCCCTGTGGGCCTTCAAGAACCAGAAGAAGTTCCGGCCCGCCTTCTGGCTGACCTGCATGGAGCTCGCGCTGTGGCTGGTCTTCGGCACGGCGATGTTCTACTCCATGGTCATCCTGCCGATCATGCAGCCGGAACGGTTCGTCAACCACATCGGTGACTACCTGCTGTTCATGGTCCTCATGGGGTACCTGCGCAACGTCCGGTACCTCGACTTCCCACGCCGCGGCATGGGCTTCATCAAACGCTTCGGCATGTTCCTGCTGGCCCCGCTGTACGGCGTCATCCAGCTGGTGCTGCTGACCCCGCTGCGCTTCTACGCCCTGGTCACCCTGCACAAGGGCAGCTGGGGCACGCGTCAGGGCGGCGTCGAGGTCTCCGTGGCCGGCGACCACGAGCAGGATGTCTCGGCGGTGTACGAGGAAGAGGACGAGTACTCGTCCCAGCAGGTCTCCTCGACCATCGAGATGATGCGTCTGGAGGGCATCGCCCTGGCCCGTACGGCCCCGCACGCCTCGCCGCGCAATCCCAACGGCATGGCCCAGGCCTACACCGGGCACACCCAGGGCGAGCTGCGCGACATGGGCCGCAACGCGCCCCAGCAGCAGGTGGCGTGGAACGGCGTGACCGAGCCGCAGCCCATCCCCCACCAGCCGCAGCCGGGCCAGCACATCCCTCAGCAGCAGCACCAGCAACCGCAGCCGGTGCCGCCGCAGGGCTACGGGGCCCCGCAGTACCAGCAGTACCAGCAGCCCTACCCCGGCCAGGCGCAGGACCCCTACCAGCAGCACGCACAGCAACAGCAACAGCAAGCGCAGCAGCAGTACAACAACTGGCAGGGCCAGCAGGACTACGGCCAACAGCAGCCGTACATCCCGCACATCCCGCAGCAGCCGCAGGGCCCGTACCCGCAACAGCAGCAACACCAGCCACAGCAACAACAGTGGCCGCCGGAGAACCAGCCGCACGCCCCGGAGCACCAGGACGACGGCTGGTTCGGCAACCACCGCTAG
- a CDS encoding polysaccharide deacetylase family protein — protein sequence MGRRSALKAVGLGGLVTVGGIGALATADAAPAEGLGVPPYAPTGRRPRYRRATWSQQFQSGHGWTAGGGGTASSNPADTAVFTRGTSSVRVTTTGTGVQSYVRKTGMTAMDLSGKMIRLIFRVSDVTDLSKVVFYLGSSGLKNAFSWRVHTHGSGTNYVQSGEWVTVHLQWADVSGASGTYTISAQGEPSVRTGFTDMSFAVYDDAKAPVTYHLQTVELVPDTESVFPKGVVSITFDDSHKSVHDLARPVMDPFGMPGTLYNIADVIGTGSFVSLGQMRSLQDASGWEMAGHSYANATHTASYPKLTAQQVDADFAKLREWLVGNGFTSEHFAYPHGAFQKTTDGVAVDELASRHFTTARSIISETIESFAPAMPYRLKALTGITDGTGIGGTALSKVIGAGGALDRCAGSGSWLILCLHKIVAGTPAASTEISQAGLRTLMTEIDKREIEVLTVQEAMAYYS from the coding sequence GTGGGCAGACGCTCGGCATTGAAGGCCGTGGGGCTCGGGGGTCTGGTCACGGTCGGGGGGATCGGGGCGCTGGCGACGGCGGACGCCGCGCCGGCCGAGGGCCTGGGCGTGCCGCCGTACGCGCCGACCGGGCGGAGGCCGCGTTATCGCCGGGCCACCTGGAGCCAGCAGTTCCAGTCCGGGCACGGCTGGACGGCGGGTGGCGGGGGGACCGCCTCGTCGAACCCGGCCGACACCGCGGTCTTCACCCGGGGCACGTCCTCGGTGCGGGTGACCACCACGGGCACCGGCGTGCAGTCGTACGTCCGCAAGACCGGTATGACGGCCATGGATCTCAGCGGCAAGATGATCCGGCTGATCTTCCGGGTCTCGGACGTGACGGACCTCAGCAAGGTCGTCTTCTATCTCGGCAGTTCAGGGCTGAAGAACGCCTTCAGCTGGCGGGTGCACACCCATGGGAGCGGCACCAACTACGTGCAGTCCGGGGAGTGGGTGACGGTCCATCTCCAGTGGGCCGACGTGAGCGGCGCCTCCGGCACGTACACGATCTCCGCGCAGGGCGAGCCGTCCGTGCGGACCGGATTCACCGACATGTCGTTCGCGGTCTACGACGACGCCAAGGCCCCGGTGACGTACCACCTCCAGACGGTCGAGCTGGTGCCCGACACCGAGTCCGTTTTTCCCAAGGGCGTCGTCTCGATCACCTTCGACGACTCGCACAAGTCGGTGCACGACCTCGCCCGCCCGGTGATGGACCCGTTCGGCATGCCGGGCACGCTCTACAACATCGCGGACGTGATCGGCACCGGGTCCTTCGTGAGCCTCGGACAGATGCGCTCGCTCCAGGACGCCTCAGGCTGGGAGATGGCCGGGCACTCCTATGCCAACGCCACGCACACGGCGAGCTACCCGAAACTCACCGCCCAACAGGTCGACGCGGATTTCGCGAAGCTGCGGGAATGGCTCGTGGGCAACGGATTCACCAGTGAGCACTTCGCCTATCCGCACGGCGCATTTCAGAAGACCACCGACGGAGTGGCCGTGGACGAGCTCGCGTCCCGTCACTTCACCACCGCGCGCTCGATCATTTCCGAGACCATCGAGAGCTTTGCGCCGGCCATGCCGTACCGGCTCAAGGCACTGACCGGAATCACCGACGGAACGGGAATCGGCGGTACCGCGCTGAGCAAGGTGATCGGCGCGGGCGGTGCGCTGGACCGGTGTGCCGGCAGCGGCAGTTGGCTGATCCTGTGCCTGCACAAGATCGTGGCCGGCACGCCCGCGGCGAGCACCGAGATCAGCCAGGCCGGTCTCCGTACGCTGATGACGGAGATCGACAAGCGGGAGATCGAGGTGCTCACCGTCCAGGAGGCGATGGCGTACTACAGCTGA
- a CDS encoding glycine-rich protein, whose product MNRRSSTLRRGTRAVGAAALLVGGLGVGGAWPAAAAGTEPCKPTEGFTHCRIFDHSGAAVDFQVPAGVKELDFRGWGMGGDGNPFATGGNGAYVGGSLAVTPGEHLTVKVGGWRVGNGKFFGDALGGKAGEGNWNGGGGASTAVRAADGSPLFIAAGGGGGGYGNTDLGPGGSGGAPDGIDAGEDFGGRGAKGGQGGEAGGEGGKPGADATQGGAGGDGGARAGGGGAGYAGGGGGGGRAAETDGGSGGGGSSYVDAERTSDVRMLSSTTPYPAAKDDPFWVHNPLNDNQPDLAGVGQGGWNERGGDGRVVFQWKDPKGAPVVSELTRESGDDQTVLPIFTSDPMVVVARNKDGEPLPEQKVTFTLEDPNGLGVKWEDFPTQVYTDAQGRAASPSVITGEKEGSFTVRATSGTATTTFTAHVAETSHTIEITGGDEQQAAIGDTFAEPLSVKVTKNGAPAADTEVQFTVESSDDEAPAFKGDEDSVKVTTDADGEATATDLVAGKEPGTYNVLAAAGDAGIRFTVEVTEKDASPSPSPSPSGTSDSTTGGSDSTGGTDTQGDSGSLALTGAAGIGTLAGAAAALAALGWAAIRFTRSRRAQD is encoded by the coding sequence ATGAACAGACGTTCTTCCACGCTGCGCCGAGGCACGCGCGCCGTGGGTGCGGCCGCGCTGCTGGTGGGCGGTCTGGGAGTCGGGGGCGCCTGGCCGGCCGCCGCGGCCGGGACCGAGCCGTGCAAGCCGACGGAGGGCTTCACCCACTGCCGGATCTTCGACCACTCCGGCGCGGCCGTGGACTTCCAGGTCCCCGCCGGCGTCAAGGAGTTGGACTTCCGCGGCTGGGGCATGGGCGGCGACGGCAATCCGTTCGCCACAGGCGGCAACGGCGCGTACGTGGGGGGCTCGCTGGCGGTCACCCCCGGTGAGCACCTGACGGTGAAGGTCGGAGGCTGGCGCGTCGGGAACGGCAAGTTCTTCGGTGACGCGCTCGGCGGCAAGGCCGGCGAGGGCAACTGGAACGGGGGCGGCGGCGCGAGCACCGCGGTCCGCGCCGCCGACGGCTCGCCGCTGTTCATCGCCGCCGGCGGCGGGGGCGGCGGATACGGCAACACCGACCTGGGCCCTGGGGGCAGCGGTGGCGCTCCCGACGGCATCGACGCCGGCGAGGACTTCGGCGGCAGGGGTGCCAAGGGCGGCCAGGGCGGCGAGGCCGGTGGCGAGGGCGGCAAGCCCGGCGCCGACGCCACGCAGGGCGGCGCGGGCGGCGACGGCGGTGCCAGGGCGGGCGGTGGCGGCGCGGGCTACGCGGGCGGCGGTGGCGGCGGCGGCCGTGCCGCGGAGACCGACGGCGGCAGCGGCGGTGGCGGTTCCAGCTACGTCGACGCCGAGCGCACCTCCGACGTGCGCATGCTCAGCAGCACCACGCCGTATCCGGCGGCGAAGGACGACCCGTTCTGGGTGCACAATCCGCTGAACGACAACCAGCCGGACCTCGCCGGCGTCGGCCAGGGCGGCTGGAACGAGCGCGGCGGCGACGGCCGCGTGGTCTTCCAGTGGAAGGACCCCAAGGGCGCCCCCGTGGTGTCCGAGCTGACCCGGGAGTCCGGCGACGACCAGACCGTCCTTCCGATCTTCACCTCCGACCCGATGGTGGTCGTGGCCCGCAACAAGGACGGCGAGCCGCTGCCCGAGCAGAAGGTGACCTTCACCCTGGAGGACCCGAACGGCCTCGGGGTGAAGTGGGAGGACTTCCCGACCCAGGTGTACACGGACGCCCAGGGCCGCGCCGCGTCCCCCTCCGTCATCACCGGCGAGAAGGAGGGCAGCTTCACGGTCCGGGCCACGTCCGGGACCGCCACCACGACCTTCACCGCCCATGTCGCGGAGACGAGCCACACCATCGAGATCACGGGCGGCGACGAGCAGCAGGCCGCGATCGGCGACACCTTCGCCGAGCCGCTGTCCGTCAAGGTGACCAAGAACGGCGCTCCGGCCGCGGACACCGAGGTGCAGTTCACCGTCGAGAGCAGCGACGATGAGGCCCCGGCGTTCAAGGGCGACGAGGACTCCGTGAAGGTGACCACCGACGCCGACGGCGAGGCCACCGCCACCGATCTGGTCGCGGGCAAGGAGCCGGGCACGTACAACGTCCTCGCGGCGGCCGGTGACGCCGGGATCCGCTTCACGGTCGAGGTGACCGAGAAGGACGCGAGCCCCTCCCCGTCCCCGAGCCCCTCCGGCACGTCCGACAGCACGACGGGCGGCTCGGACAGCACCGGCGGCACGGACACCCAGGGCGACTCGGGCAGCCTGGCGCTGACCGGCGCCGCGGGCATCGGCACCCTCGCCGGGGCGGCCGCCGCGCTCGCCGCGCTGGGCTGGGCCGCGATCCGGTTCACCCGCTCCCGCCGCGCGCAGGACTGA
- the truA gene encoding tRNA pseudouridine(38-40) synthase TruA encodes MSEVAAPGFVRVRLDLSYDGGEFHGWAKQAGGQRTVQGEIEDALRTVTRSGETTYELTVAGRTDAGVHARGQVAHVDLPEELWGLHQEKLLKRLAGRLPKDVRVWALTEAPEGFNARFAALWRRYIYRVGDRPGGVDPLLRSHVLWHDWELDVDVMDAAAKSLVGEHDFAAYAKKREGASTVREIFDFGVRRTADGVVEIEVRADAFCHNQVRSMVGALLFVGDGHRGVEWPRKVLDARVRDSAVHVVRPHGLTLEEVAYPAAGQLAERQRQARRVRGQVH; translated from the coding sequence GTGAGTGAAGTGGCAGCGCCTGGGTTTGTTCGGGTTCGGCTTGATCTCTCCTATGACGGTGGGGAGTTCCATGGCTGGGCCAAGCAAGCCGGTGGGCAGCGGACCGTGCAGGGGGAGATCGAGGATGCCCTGCGGACGGTGACTCGGTCGGGGGAGACCACGTACGAGTTGACCGTCGCCGGGCGGACGGACGCGGGCGTGCATGCTCGGGGGCAGGTTGCTCATGTGGATCTGCCCGAGGAGCTGTGGGGGCTGCATCAGGAGAAGTTGCTGAAGCGGCTCGCTGGGCGGCTGCCCAAGGACGTGCGGGTGTGGGCGCTCACCGAGGCGCCCGAGGGGTTCAACGCGCGGTTCGCGGCTCTGTGGCGGCGTTACATCTACCGGGTGGGGGACCGGCCCGGTGGTGTGGATCCGCTGCTGCGCAGTCATGTGCTCTGGCATGACTGGGAGTTGGACGTCGATGTGATGGACGCCGCCGCCAAGTCCCTTGTCGGGGAGCATGACTTCGCCGCCTACGCGAAGAAGCGTGAAGGTGCTTCCACCGTGCGGGAGATCTTCGACTTCGGGGTGCGGCGTACCGCGGACGGCGTCGTGGAGATCGAGGTCCGTGCGGACGCCTTCTGCCACAACCAAGTGCGGTCCATGGTGGGCGCGTTGTTGTTCGTGGGGGACGGGCATCGCGGCGTGGAGTGGCCGCGGAAGGTGCTGGACGCGCGGGTGCGGGACAGTGCCGTCCATGTCGTACGGCCGCACGGGCTGACCCTTGAGGAGGTCGCCTATCCGGCCGCCGGTCAGCTCGCGGAGCGGCAGCGGCAGGCTCGGCGGGTGCGGGGGCAGGTGCACTGA
- the rplQ gene encoding 50S ribosomal protein L17: MPKPTKGARLGGSAAHEKLLLANLAKALFEHGRITTTEAKARRLRPYAERLVTKAKKGDLHNRRQVLQVITDKSVVHTLFTEIGPRYENRPGGYTRITKIGNRRGDNAPMAVIELVEALTVAQEATGEAEAATKRAAKDAEVAAEAKVDTTKADEAPAEESKDA; this comes from the coding sequence ATGCCGAAGCCCACCAAGGGTGCCCGTCTGGGCGGCAGCGCCGCGCACGAGAAGCTGCTCCTCGCGAACCTCGCGAAGGCGCTCTTCGAGCACGGCCGCATCACCACCACCGAGGCGAAGGCCCGCCGCCTGCGGCCGTACGCCGAGCGTCTGGTCACCAAGGCGAAGAAGGGCGACCTTCACAACCGCCGTCAGGTGCTCCAGGTGATCACGGACAAGAGCGTCGTCCACACGCTCTTCACCGAGATCGGCCCGCGCTACGAGAACCGTCCGGGTGGCTACACCCGTATCACCAAGATCGGTAACCGTCGTGGCGACAACGCGCCCATGGCTGTCATCGAGCTTGTTGAGGCGCTGACGGTGGCGCAGGAGGCGACCGGCGAGGCCGAGGCCGCCACCAAGCGTGCCGCCAAGGATGCCGAGGTTGCTGCTGAGGCCAAGGTCGACACGACCAAGGCCGACGAGGCTCCCGCCGAGGAGTCGAAGGACGCGTAA
- a CDS encoding DNA-directed RNA polymerase subunit alpha has protein sequence MLIAQRPSLTEEVVDEFRSRFVIEPLEPGFGYTLGNSLRRTLLSSIPGAAVTSIRIDGVLHEFTTVPGVKEDVTDLILNIKQLVVSSEHDEPVVMYLRKQGPGLVTAADIAPPAGVEVHNPDLVLATLNGKGKLEMELTVERGRGYVSAVQNKQVGQEIGRIPVDSIYSPVLKVTYKVEATRVEQRTDFDKLIVDVETKQAMRPRDAMASAGKTLVELFGLARELNIDAEGIDMGPSPTDAALAADLALPIEELELTVRSYNCLKREGIHSVGELVARSEADLLDIRNFGAKSIDEVKAKLAGMGLALKDSPPGFDPTAAADAFGADDDADAGFVETEQY, from the coding sequence ATGCTGATCGCTCAGCGTCCCTCGTTGACCGAAGAGGTCGTCGACGAGTTCCGCTCCCGGTTCGTGATCGAGCCGCTGGAGCCGGGCTTCGGCTACACCCTCGGCAACTCCCTCCGCCGTACCCTCCTGTCGTCGATCCCCGGCGCTGCTGTCACCAGCATCCGGATCGACGGTGTCCTGCACGAGTTCACCACCGTGCCGGGCGTCAAGGAGGACGTCACCGACCTGATCCTCAACATCAAGCAGCTGGTCGTCTCCTCGGAGCACGACGAGCCGGTCGTGATGTACCTGCGCAAGCAGGGTCCGGGTCTGGTCACCGCCGCCGACATCGCGCCCCCGGCCGGTGTCGAGGTGCACAACCCCGACCTCGTCCTCGCCACGCTCAACGGCAAGGGCAAGCTGGAGATGGAGCTGACCGTCGAGCGCGGTCGCGGTTACGTCTCCGCCGTGCAGAACAAGCAGGTGGGCCAGGAGATCGGCCGGATCCCGGTCGACTCCATCTACTCGCCGGTTCTCAAGGTCACCTACAAGGTCGAGGCGACCCGTGTCGAGCAGCGCACCGACTTCGACAAGCTGATCGTCGACGTCGAGACCAAGCAGGCGATGCGTCCGCGTGACGCCATGGCCTCCGCCGGTAAGACGCTGGTCGAGCTGTTCGGTCTCGCCCGTGAGCTGAACATCGACGCCGAGGGCATCGACATGGGCCCGTCCCCCACGGACGCCGCCCTCGCCGCTGACCTGGCGCTGCCGATCGAGGAGCTGGAGCTCACCGTTCGGTCGTACAACTGCCTCAAGCGTGAGGGCATCCACTCCGTGGGTGAGCTCGTCGCGCGTTCCGAGGCCGACCTCCTCGACATTCGTAACTTCGGTGCGAAGTCCATCGACGAGGTCAAGGCGAAGCTGGCCGGCATGGGCCTGGCCCTGAAGGACAGCCCGCCCGGATTCGACCCCACGGCCGCCGCCGACGCCTTCGGCGCCGACGACGACGCGGACGCGGGTTTCGTGGAGACCGAGCAGTACTGA
- the rpsK gene encoding 30S ribosomal protein S11, with product MPPKGRQGAAKKVRRKEKKNVAHGHAHIKSTFNNTIVSITDPSGNVISWASAGHVGFKGSRKSTPFAAQMAAESAARRAQEHGMRKVDVFVKGPGSGRETAIRSLQATGLEVGSIQDVTPTPHNGCRPPKRRRV from the coding sequence ATGCCCCCCAAGGGTCGTCAGGGCGCTGCCAAGAAGGTGCGCCGCAAGGAAAAGAAGAACGTCGCTCACGGCCACGCGCACATCAAGAGCACGTTCAACAACACGATCGTCTCCATCACGGACCCGTCCGGCAACGTGATCTCCTGGGCCTCCGCCGGCCACGTCGGCTTCAAGGGCTCCCGGAAGTCCACGCCGTTCGCCGCGCAGATGGCCGCCGAGTCGGCTGCCCGCCGCGCCCAGGAGCACGGCATGCGCAAGGTCGACGTGTTCGTCAAGGGTCCCGGCTCCGGCCGTGAGACCGCGATCCGCTCCCTCCAGGCCACGGGCCTCGAGGTCGGTTCGATCCAGGACGTCACGCCCACCCCGCACAACGGCTGCCGTCCGCCCAAGCGCCGCCGCGTCTGA
- the rpsM gene encoding 30S ribosomal protein S13, with protein sequence MARVSGVDIPRDKRVEVALTYVFGIGRTLSQATLAATGVDPNTRVRDLSEEQLVAIREYVDNNIKTEGDLRREIQADIRRKVEIGCYQGLRHRRGLPVRGQRTSTNARTRKGPRRAIAGKKKPGKK encoded by the coding sequence ATGGCACGCGTTTCCGGTGTTGACATCCCGCGCGACAAGCGCGTGGAGGTCGCCCTCACCTACGTGTTCGGCATCGGCCGGACCCTCTCTCAGGCGACGCTGGCTGCGACCGGCGTCGACCCGAACACCCGCGTTCGCGACCTCTCCGAGGAGCAGCTCGTCGCGATTCGTGAGTACGTCGACAACAACATCAAGACCGAGGGTGACCTCCGTCGCGAGATCCAGGCCGACATCCGCCGCAAGGTCGAGATCGGCTGCTACCAGGGTCTCCGCCACCGCCGTGGCCTGCCCGTCCGCGGTCAGCGCACCAGCACCAACGCCCGCACCCGCAAGGGCCCGCGTCGCGCCATCGCCGGCAAGAAGAAGCCGGGCAAGAAGTAG
- the rpmJ gene encoding 50S ribosomal protein L36, protein MKVKPSVKKICDKCRVIRRHGRVMVICENPRHKQRQG, encoded by the coding sequence ATGAAGGTCAAGCCGAGCGTCAAGAAGATCTGCGACAAGTGCAGGGTGATCCGCCGTCACGGTCGGGTCATGGTCATCTGCGAGAACCCGCGCCACAAGCAGCGCCAGGGCTGA
- the infA gene encoding translation initiation factor IF-1, with protein sequence MAKKQGAIEIEGTVVESLPNAMFKVELQNGHQVLAHISGKMRMHYIRILPDDRVVVELSPYDLTRGRIVYRYK encoded by the coding sequence GTGGCCAAGAAGCAAGGTGCCATCGAGATCGAGGGCACTGTCGTCGAGTCTCTGCCGAACGCCATGTTCAAGGTCGAGCTCCAGAACGGCCACCAGGTCCTGGCACACATCAGCGGCAAGATGCGCATGCACTACATCCGCATCCTCCCTGACGACCGGGTCGTGGTGGAGCTGTCTCCGTACGACCTGACGCGTGGCCGGATCGTCTACCGGTACAAGTAG
- the map gene encoding type I methionyl aminopeptidase, whose translation MVQIKSPEQIAKMREAGLVVAAIHAATREAAVPGATTKDLDEVARKVLAEHGAKSNFLGYGGFPATICTSANEVVVHGIPSEEVVLKDGDIISIDCGAIVDGWHGDAAYTAFVGSGHAPELIELSRVTEESMWAGIAAMKQGNRLVDVSRAIETYIRRQPKVGGGRYGIIEDYGGHGIGTEMHMDPHLLNYVERRRGKGPKLVPGFCLAIEPMVSLGTPKTEVLQDDWTVITTDGTWSSHWEHSVALTEQGPLVLTAPDGGKAKLAELGITAAPDPLA comes from the coding sequence ATGGTGCAGATCAAGAGCCCCGAGCAGATCGCCAAGATGCGTGAGGCGGGGTTGGTCGTCGCCGCCATTCACGCGGCCACTCGCGAGGCGGCCGTGCCGGGTGCCACCACCAAGGATCTCGACGAGGTGGCCCGCAAGGTGCTCGCCGAGCACGGCGCCAAGTCGAACTTCCTGGGGTACGGCGGCTTCCCGGCCACCATCTGCACCTCCGCGAACGAGGTCGTCGTCCACGGCATCCCCTCCGAGGAGGTCGTCCTCAAGGACGGCGACATCATCTCCATCGACTGCGGAGCGATCGTCGACGGCTGGCACGGTGACGCCGCCTACACGGCCTTCGTGGGGTCCGGTCACGCTCCGGAGCTCATCGAGCTCTCCCGGGTGACCGAGGAGTCGATGTGGGCCGGTATCGCGGCCATGAAGCAGGGGAACCGGCTCGTCGACGTCTCCCGTGCGATCGAGACGTACATCCGGCGCCAGCCGAAGGTCGGCGGTGGGCGGTACGGGATCATCGAGGACTACGGCGGCCACGGCATTGGCACCGAGATGCACATGGATCCGCATCTGCTGAACTACGTGGAGCGCCGGCGCGGCAAGGGGCCGAAGCTGGTGCCCGGGTTCTGCCTCGCCATCGAGCCCATGGTGTCCCTCGGTACGCCGAAGACCGAGGTGCTCCAGGACGACTGGACCGTGATCACCACGGACGGCACGTGGTCGTCGCACTGGGAGCACTCGGTCGCCCTGACCGAGCAGGGTCCGCTGGTGCTCACGGCCCCCGACGGCGGTAAGGCGAAGCTGGCCGAGCTCGGCATCACCGCCGCGCCGGATCCGCTGGCCTGA
- a CDS encoding adenylate kinase — protein MRIVLVGPPGAGKGTQATRLAEKLNIPHISTGDLFRANISQQTELGKLAKSYMDAGNLVPDEVTIAMAKDRMEQPDAEGGFLLDGFPRNVSQAEALDELLTTEGIKLDAVLDLEAPEEEVVKRIAGRRICRNDSAHVFHVTYKKPAKEGVCDVCGGELYQRDDDSEATVRTRLEVYHTQTEPIIDYYKTQGLVVTIEAMGPVDEVTARALAALKREGDEN, from the coding sequence ATGCGAATCGTCCTCGTCGGGCCGCCGGGCGCCGGTAAGGGAACGCAAGCCACGCGCCTTGCCGAGAAGCTGAACATCCCGCACATCTCCACGGGCGACCTGTTCCGCGCCAACATCAGCCAGCAGACGGAGCTCGGGAAGCTCGCCAAGTCCTACATGGACGCGGGCAACCTGGTGCCGGACGAGGTCACCATCGCGATGGCCAAGGACCGCATGGAGCAGCCCGACGCCGAGGGCGGCTTCCTGCTGGACGGCTTCCCGCGCAATGTGTCCCAGGCCGAGGCGCTGGACGAGCTGCTGACCACCGAGGGCATCAAGCTGGACGCGGTGCTGGACCTGGAGGCCCCGGAGGAGGAGGTCGTCAAGCGGATCGCCGGCCGGCGCATCTGCCGTAACGACTCCGCCCATGTCTTCCACGTCACGTACAAGAAGCCGGCCAAGGAAGGCGTCTGCGACGTCTGCGGCGGCGAGCTGTACCAGCGCGACGACGACTCCGAGGCGACCGTCCGGACGCGGCTCGAGGTCTACCACACGCAGACCGAGCCGATCATCGACTACTACAAGACGCAGGGCCTGGTCGTGACGATCGAGGCCATGGGTCCGGTGGACGAGGTCACGGCCCGTGCGCTGGCGGCGCTCAAGCGCGAGGGCGACGAGAACTAG